A genomic window from Parasteatoda tepidariorum isolate YZ-2023 chromosome 10, CAS_Ptep_4.0, whole genome shotgun sequence includes:
- the LOC107437571 gene encoding U24-ctenitoxin-Pn1a, producing the protein MAKLFLLIAVASVVVCAALARGQSECEKRREEALKHETIMKLIPKCKDNGDYEELQCYKDSKFCVCYDKKGHPASPILSKLTECGCFLERKRKIDSNHDNAFIPQCENNGSWTPKQCWDFNNSCWCVDKNGKQVGDIKHEGKGLDC; encoded by the exons ATGGCAAAACTTTTTCTCTTAATTGct GTAGCCTCAGTGGTTGTTTGTGCTGCTTTGGCTAGAG gtcaaagcGAATGTGAGAAGCGCCGAGAGGAAGCTCTGAAGCATGAGACCATCATGAAGCTCATCCCTAAGTGCAAAGATAATGGTGACTACGAGGAACTGCAATGCTACAAAGACAGCAAGTTCTGCGTCTGCTACGACAAAAAAGGACATCCTGCTAGTCCAATTTTGTCCAAGCTCACGGAGTGTGGATGCTTCTTGGAAAGGAAGCGCAAGATTGACAGCA accACGACAACGCTTTCATTCCTCAGTGTGAAAATAACGGTAGCTGGACACCAAAACAATGCTGGGACTTCAACAACAGTTGCTGGTGTGTTGACAAGAACGGCAAACAAGTCGGAGACATCAAGCACGAAGGAAAGGGTCTTGACTGctaa
- the LOC107437572 gene encoding U24-ctenitoxin-Pn1a, whose product MKYALLIAVASMVVCAALARSQSECEKRREEALKHETIMKLIPKCKENGDYEELQCYKDSTFCVCYTKDGRPASPNLSNLKECGCFLEKQRKIDSNHENPYLPQCQDDGSWNPKQCYDYNNSCWCVDKNGKQVGDIKHEGKGLDC is encoded by the exons ATGAAATACGCTCTTTTGATAGCT GTTGCCTCGATGGTAGTTTGTGCTGCTTTGGCTAGAT CTCAAAGCGAATGTGAGAAGCGCCGAGAGGAAGCTCTAAAGCATGAAACTATTATGAAGCTTATTCCTAAGTGCAAAGAAAATGGTGACTACGAGGAACTGCAGTGCTACAAGGACAGCACTTTCTGCGTCTGCTATACTAAAGATGGACGTCCTGCCAGCCCTAACTTGTCCAATCTTAAAGAATGTGGATGCTTCTTGGAAAAGCAGCGCAAGATTGACAGCa ACCACGAAAACCCTTACCTTCCTCAGTGCCAGGATGACGGTAGTTGGAATCCTAAGCAATGCTACGACTACAACAACAGTTGCTGGTGCGTTGATAAAAACGGCAAGCAAGTTGGAGACATCAAGCACGAAGGAAAGGGTCTTGATTGCTAA